The genomic interval AATAAAACTAAAATAGTGAGGATCTCCATAACCGACTTCATAGGCAATATCCGCACACTTCATAGCGCTGGTACATAATAGTTTCTTGGCGTTTTCTATCCGGGTATTGGTTAAATACTCGATGAATGTCTCACCCGCCTCCTGTGAGAAAATCGTACTGAAGTGATTCGGGCTTACATTTACAAATGATGCCACGGTGTTTAGAGACATATCCTGGCTCATATAGTTTTCTGCAATGTAGCTTTTCGCCTTCTTGATAATAGAATGATGGCGACTGTTCATATGGTCATCGCGGTATAAAATCCACATTTCAATCAGGGTCCTGAGCTGACCGCGGAATGGTACAGAGGAAGCAGCCAGGGAATGCTCGATATTTTGCCGCAAGGAAATGGGAAGCGTCTGCTGTATATCCCCTCCGATTTCCTCCACCAGAGCTGTAATAATTTCGATTAAATCGTTATACACAAGCAGAACAAAACTGGGATCCGCAGCGTCCAGGGATTTCCTGCCGGAGATATCCAGATAAAGATCAATAATATCGTCAATTTCTTCCCGAGCAGCAAAACGAAGCCGTTCAGCAATTGGACCTTCTTCCAGGTATCTTGAATTCTCCTGTCGTTTCCACTGTATATCACTGACCCCTATAATTTTGTTTTTTCCCGTTAGAGACATATAGCGGACAGCTCTGTCGGCATCCGCATAAGAACTGACGATTTCCCCCACATGACTGACCATCGCACCTATACCAATGGAAACCCGGCAGCTGCTGTTGCGCTCCGTCTCAAAACGAATAGCCTGTGCAAGAGAATATACTCTGTCATCAGCAGAATCTCTGCCGGCATTCTTGAAGATCAGGCCCTGTTTCTCGACGCTTGGAGAAAAGAGGAGTACATCCTCCCTGCTCATTACAAGAGAAGATATTATGGATTTTACCACCGCGTAATCAGCAAATTTCTCCGAGTTTGAAGAGATATCCACAATCAGAACAACATAACCGTTGGCTATCAGATCAATTCCCAGGGAACGACCCGCCTCAATTGCATCACCGGAGCTCAGCTGACCGGTGGCTAAATCGCAGATCCATTTCTCACGAATAACTTCCTGGGAAGAGCTGATCTTCATCTTGAGGGTCTCTATATTGGTTAACCGTTCTTTTTCTTCTTCGATTTGACGGGTTACCTTTTCAAGGGTTGTAAGCATATCCGCCGAAGAAACCGGCTTAAGCAGATACTCGTCAATCCCTATGGAAATTGCATCCTTGGCATACTGAAATTCATCATGACCCGATAGAATTATAATCTTTATCCAGGGTTGATCCTTCTTTATAATTCGTGACAAAGTCAGCCCATCCATGAACGGCATTTTGATATCGGTAATGAGTATATCCGGTTTTACCTCCTGAAGAACGGTCAGGGCCATCTCTCCGTCAGGGGCCTCGCCTGCCAGAGTGTAGGGAGTGCGCTCCCAGGGGATACTGTTACGAATACCCTCACGGGTTACAATTTCATCCTCAACTAGAAATACACTATACATATTCTCGTATCTCCGGAAGTTTAAAAGTAACGGTTGTACCTTCGCGGTATCGGCTCTCTATTTGCAGCTTGGTTCCGCCATTGTAATACAGCGCAAGGCGTTTGTTTACATTATACAGACCGTAGACATCGCTCAGCTTTGAACTGTCCAGACTGCCGTCAATCTGATTGTTGATATCCTCAAGTCTTTCCGGTTTCAACCCTATCCCGTCGTCTTCAACCTGAAAGCAGAGGTATGGTTTTTCCACCCACCCCTTTACTAAAAGTTTCCCTCGACCCCGTTTATTTTTTATCCCGTGATACAGCGCATTCTCTACCAGGGGCTGAAGAAGAAGCTTCAGCATGGTTTTGTCGGCCATATCGTCATCGTAATCTATACTGTAATCCAGAATATCGCGATATCGGATCTTCTGAATTGTCAAATAATTGAGAACGTGTTCAAACTCATCCCGAACGGATACCCACTCTTTTCCGCGGTTTAGAGAACGGCGGAAAAAACTTGAGAAATTACGTGTAACTGATATCACCTGTTCAAACTGCCGCCCCTCAGCCAGCCAGATTATTGAATCGAGAGTATTATAAAGAAAATGGGGTGTAATCTGGGCCTGCAGAGCTTTCATCTCGGATTTCTGCAGATTCTTCTGTTCGCGAATATTGGTATCAATAAGTTCCTTAATCTTTACAGCCATGGAATTCAGGTTTTCTGTAAGATTATCAAGTTCCTTTACATTAGGAAGTTCAGCCCTGGCAGCAAGATTACCAGCTGCTATCTGGCTGGACAGCTTTTCCAGTTCACTGATGGGTTTATTTATGCTTATGGCCAGGGATCTTTGTGCCAAAACCGCGAACATCATGACTGCAGAAACCACCATAATCTGGACAAGCGACAGGGCCGCAGCGGTATTCTTTATCTGTTCATTTGTTCGTGCAACCGACTCAATTTCCAGCACTATGAAATTCTGGAGAATATCGGACACAAGTTCCGCTACTCCACGGATTTCATCAAGGGTTTTTTCATTTGTCGTTACGGGATACTGCTGCTCCATCTGGAGTCCCAATTGATCAACATAGCGGGACAGAGTATCCATTGCCCGGCCCGCAACCTCAAGCAACTGACGGTTATCCTGCTGTTCCGTGCTGAATTTAATGTTGTCCAGTCTCATGTTTATGTCACGGATAATCCCGTACTGTTTGCCCTCTATAAAGTCCTTATTACCGGCAACGATATCCCACAACTCGTTTGAAATATCCGTCTTTACAATCTGGTTAAGTCGATTTGTTTTACTGACGTTTGCAATCATCTGATCGTACTGGACCGTGTGGAACCAGGATGATGCAAGGCTGATAACCGGAGCTACCAGCATAAGGCTTATAATGATAATATATGATGTCTGTATCCGGTTCTGAAGACTTGTTGTCTTTATCCGGCTCATTACCAACTTGGAAACCGGTTTCATTTTCGCCGCAGCCATTAGTATCCCCGCGGAGGAATTGATTCCACATTGTTATCTTCGGTAAACACTTCCTCGTGGACATGCATTAAGCGAGGAATTTCCTCTCCCTTCGCAAGCTTCTTTGCAAGAGTCATAATTGTTGGACCAAACTTTGGATTGCACTCAATCACACAATTAACCGCACCCCGTCCCAAAGCATCAATGGCCGCCTGCTCGGCATCTATAGTAATGATCACGATGTCCTTCCCGGGATTAAGCCCCCGTTCGTTCATGACATCGAGTATTCCAAGAGTCATGCCATCGTTATGAGAAAAAACCACGTCAAAATCTTTATATTCGCTAGCGAGAATCCAGCGCATAATCTCGTTACCTTTGGAACGGAGAAAATCGCCGGATTCGCTGTATATAATTTTATATTCCGGACATTCATCGATAATCTCACGAAAACCTGCAGCCCGGCCTTTTGCAGGTGACGACCCCTCTGTTCCGGATATTTCTATTATTCGTACAGGATCCGTACGCGAAGCATCAGAGTTCTTGAACTTCTGTACAAGGAATTTTCCAGCTTCCCTTCCCTCTTGTTCACTATCTGTACCGATAAAACCTGCGTAAAGAGTTTCGTCGTTTGTAGTTATTTTTCTGTCAGTAATCAAGACCGGAATGCCGGCATCCCTGGCCTCCCGTAAAACATTGTCCCAGCCATCGGCAACAATAGGAACAAACGCAATAACATCCACCTGATATGCTATAAAGGAACGTATTGCCTTAATCTGATTATTCTGCTTTTGCTCAGCGTTAGAAAACAAAAGCTGCACTCCACTCTCTGCAGCTGCAGCTTTAATTGACCTGGTATTGCATTTTCTCCAGGCACTTTCGGCTCCTATCTGGGAGAATCCGAGAATAATACCGTTCTTCTGTTCATCTTCCTTATTGTTATCCTCAGTCTTATTACAGCTTGCAAACAGGGTAAATACTGCAAAAAAGAGGAGAGCCCAACTTAATATTTCTTTCTTCTTCCCAGCCATAGAATGGTGCACCTTGAAAATCATGCGTGTACGTTAACCCATTGTAAACCGTACCCGCGCCGCAGCACAAGTAGAATTTTAAATACTTATTTTTGCAGGATACCATAGTCATCATGAAGCAAAGGAGATTCCTGATACTCACTTTTTATACAGGGGCGTCTCCCTGACGCGAGTTACAGTAAGAATGCGGTCTTCGACGTCTGTTGCTGTACAATCGTGACGCCAGGCTCCGGCCGGCGGAAACTTTCAGTTTCCCTGCCCCCCCGGGCGTTCCTCGTCGCTGCCGCTCCTGCGGTACGCCCTCGGTCTTCACAGTATGGAACCGGGCGTTTGCCTTCGGCAAGCCGCCCTCGTTCCCCGCGCGTTCCTCGCTTCGCTGCGGTACGCGCGGTACAAAAAAAAGCCAGGCGACGTCCTACTCTCCCGCTATTCGCAGTACCATCGGCGCTGAAGGGCTTAACTTCCGTGTTCGACATGGGAACGGGTGGATCCCCTTCGCTAAGGTCACCTGGCAATAATTATTACCGTTTACAAACTGTAAGCTTTGACACTCACTGTTTATTTGTGCGTTTACCTTTCGGTAAACTATGTTATATGTCTTTCGACGATGGAGCACACCGGTCGTTTTTACCGCCTATTTCAAAAGCAGGGTCTCCCTGGTTTTGAAATTACGTACGGCTAAGGGAAGTCCGTAGAGTACTCTCTACGGGCGACCGTAAAAAGAGGAGCACACAATAATATGGTCAAGCCTCTCGACCTATTAGTACCGGTCAGCTCAACATGTTACCATGCGTAGACCGCCGGCCTATCAACCAGATCTTCTCTCTGGGGTCTTTAAGTCACCTTAAAGGTGATGGGATGTCTCATCTCGAGGGGGGCTTCCCACTTAGATGCCTTCAGCGGTTATCCCGGCCGAACTTGGCTACCCAGCACGTACCCTTGGCAGGATAACTGGTACACCAGAGGTTCGTCCATTCCGGTCCTCTCGTACTAAGAACAGATCCTCTCAAACATCCAACGCCTGTGGCAGATAGGGACCGAACTGTCTCGCGACGTTCTGAACCCAGCTCGCGTACCGCTTTAAATGGCGAACAGCCATACCCTTGGGACCTGCTCCAGCCCCAGGATGCGATGAGCCGACATCGAGGTGCCAAACTTTGCCGTCGATATGAACTCTTGGGCAAAATCAGCCTGTTATCCCCGGAGTACCTTTTGTCCGTTAAGTGACGGCCCTTCCACTCAGAACCGCCAGATCACTAAGACCTACTTTCGTACCTGCTCGACTTGTATGTCTCGCAGTCAAGCAACCTTGTGCCTTTGCACTCGTACGTTGATTTCCAACCAACGCGAGGTTACCTTCGCGCGCCTCCGTTACTCTTTAGGAGGCGACCGCCCCAGTCAAACCGCCCACCTGACATTGTCCCTTAACCCGTTTCAGGGCCAAGGTTAGAAATATAACCGGCAAAGGGAGGTATTTCACCAACGACTCCACACAGCCTGGCGACCATGTCTCTTCGTCTCCCTCCTATCCTACACATCACAGGCCACATTTCAATGCCAAGCTGCAGTAAAGGTTCACGGGGTCTTTCCGTCTAACCACAGGTAATCGGCATCTTCACCGATACTTCAATTTCACCGGGTTTCACGTTGAGACAGCGTTCAAGTCGTTACACCATTCGTGCGGGTCGGAACTTACCCGACAAGGAATTTCGCTACCTTAGGACCGTTATAGTTACGGCCGCCGTTTACCGGGGCTTCAATTCGACGCTCTCACATCTCCTCTTAACCTTCCGGCACCGGGCAGGTGTCAGTCCCTATACTTCATCTTGCGATTTCGCAGAGACCTGTGTTTTTGGTAAACAGTCGCTTGAACCTTTTCTCTGCAACCCCAAACAAATTTTGACATCCATTCAGGGCCACACTTCTCCCGAAGTTACGTGTGTATTTTGCCGAGTTCCTTAACGTGAATTCTCCCGAGCGCCTGAGAATACTCTTCCCGCCTACCTGTGTCGGTTTGCGGTACGGTCCCTTACAGCATATCTTTAGAAGCTCTTTCTCGGCACCTTGACTCCACCAGCTTCGATTCCCCGTAGGGTCTCTCGCCTTAACACTTTACCTCTCTGTGCGGATTTGCCTACACAGATCATCAGCTTAGTGCTTAGACCGGGACGACCATCGCCCGGCCCGGCTTCGCCTCATGCGTCACTCCATTCAGTCCTGTAAGAGGTACGGGAATATTAACCCGTTTCCCATCGACTACGCCTTTCGGCCTCGCCTTAGGGGCCGACTAACCCTTGGGCAGATTACCTTAACCCTGGAATCCTTAGGCTTTCGGCGGACAGGGATCTCACCTGTCTTTTCGTTACTCATGCCTGCATTCTCTCTTCCATCCCGTCCAGCATGTCTTCCAACACACCTTCATCCGTACATGGAATGCTCCTCTACCCCTGATAGTAAACTATCAAGCCGTAGCTTCGGTACTATGCTTAGCCCCGTTACATTGTCGGCGCACAACGACTCGACCAGTGAGCTGTTACGCACTCTTTAAAGGTATGGCTGCTTCTAAGCCAACCTCCTGGCTGTCTTCGCCGTTGCACTTCCTTTTCCACTCAAGCATAGTTCTGAGACCTTAGCTGACGGTCTGGGCTGTTTCCCTTTCGACCACGAATCTTGTCACCCGTAGTCTGACTCCCGCGCATCATTTAACCGGCATTCGGAGTTTGACTGAGTTTGGTACCCGGTGAAAGGCCCTAGCCCAATCAGTGCTCTACCTCCGGTAAACTAACGCAAGGCTAGCCCTAAAGCTATTTCGAGGAGTGCCAGCTATCTCCGAGTTTGATTAGCCTTTCACTCCTATCCACACCTCATCCCTGCCTTTTTCAACAGACTAGGGTTCGGTCCTCCACTCTGTGTTACCAGAGCTTCAACCTGGACATGGATAGATCACTCGGCTTCGGGTCTACCGCACGCTACTCATTCGCCCATTTCAGACTCGGTTTCCCTCCGGCTTCGGTTCTTCAAAACCTTAACCTCGCAACATACGGTAACTCGCAGGCTCATTCTACAAAAGGCACGCCATCACCCATATAAATACAGGCTCTGACCGCTTGTAGGTCCACGGTTTCAGGTTCTATTTCACTCCCCTCCCGGGGTGCTTTTCACCGTTCCCTCACGGTACTATTCGCTATCGGTAGCTGTTTCGTATTTAGCCTTGGAGGGTGGTCCCCCCAGATTCAGACAGGATTCCTCGTGTCCCGTCCTACTCAGGTACGCACTCGCATTCACTTCCATTTTCAGATACGGGGCTTTCACCCTCTCCGGCCGGCTTTTCCAATACCGTTCTCCTAATTTCCATGCACACTTTCCTGTACGCCCTACAACCCCCCATTGCACGCAATGAGGTTTAGGCTCTTACCAGTTCGCTCGCCGCTACTGTGGCAATCTCGTTTGATTTCTTTTCCTCTGGGTACTTAGATGGTTCAGTTCCCCAGGTTTCGCTCACATATGCTATTTTATTCACATACATGTGACAGAGAGTCTACTCTGCCGGGTTACCCCATTCGGTAATCCCGGGATCATCGGATGTTTGCTCCTCCCCCAGGCTTTTCGCAGCTTACCACGACCTTCATCGCCGAACAGCTCCAAGGCATCCTCCGTGGACCCTTATTCGCTTGACCATATTAGTTTGTGCTCCTTCCTCTGTTTTTGCGGTCACCGCTGTCGCCTACGACAGCGTCTCCCTTGGTCCTTTCGGCAGTCTCAGATGTAGCAAAGCCACATCTTCACTGCGCGTAAGCACTTCGGGTCTCCCTTGGCACCTTCGGCAGATTCAGAGCCGGCAAAGCCGTCTCTTCACTGCACCTTAGCGCTTCGGGTTTTTATAACCACACCCTGAAACTCCCCTATGTGGTTCGACTACTTCCCGTTTCGTCGAACCGGTATGTTTCAGGC from Marispirochaeta sp. carries:
- a CDS encoding ABC transporter substrate-binding protein, with protein sequence MAGKKKEILSWALLFFAVFTLFASCNKTEDNNKEDEQKNGIILGFSQIGAESAWRKCNTRSIKAAAAESGVQLLFSNAEQKQNNQIKAIRSFIAYQVDVIAFVPIVADGWDNVLREARDAGIPVLITDRKITTNDETLYAGFIGTDSEQEGREAGKFLVQKFKNSDASRTDPVRIIEISGTEGSSPAKGRAAGFREIIDECPEYKIIYSESGDFLRSKGNEIMRWILASEYKDFDVVFSHNDGMTLGILDVMNERGLNPGKDIVIITIDAEQAAIDALGRGAVNCVIECNPKFGPTIMTLAKKLAKGEEIPRLMHVHEEVFTEDNNVESIPPRGY
- a CDS encoding response regulator — translated: MYSVFLVEDEIVTREGIRNSIPWERTPYTLAGEAPDGEMALTVLQEVKPDILITDIKMPFMDGLTLSRIIKKDQPWIKIIILSGHDEFQYAKDAISIGIDEYLLKPVSSADMLTTLEKVTRQIEEEKERLTNIETLKMKISSSQEVIREKWICDLATGQLSSGDAIEAGRSLGIDLIANGYVVLIVDISSNSEKFADYAVVKSIISSLVMSREDVLLFSPSVEKQGLIFKNAGRDSADDRVYSLAQAIRFETERNSSCRVSIGIGAMVSHVGEIVSSYADADRAVRYMSLTGKNKIIGVSDIQWKRQENSRYLEEGPIAERLRFAAREEIDDIIDLYLDISGRKSLDAADPSFVLLVYNDLIEIITALVEEIGGDIQQTLPISLRQNIEHSLAASSVPFRGQLRTLIEMWILYRDDHMNSRHHSIIKKAKSYIAENYMSQDMSLNTVASFVNVSPNHFSTIFSQEAGETFIEYLTNTRIENAKKLLCTSAMKCADIAYEVGYGDPHYFSFIFKKNTGISPRDYRVTSVSKEPCSCP
- a CDS encoding sensor histidine kinase — its product is MAAAKMKPVSKLVMSRIKTTSLQNRIQTSYIIIISLMLVAPVISLASSWFHTVQYDQMIANVSKTNRLNQIVKTDISNELWDIVAGNKDFIEGKQYGIIRDINMRLDNIKFSTEQQDNRQLLEVAGRAMDTLSRYVDQLGLQMEQQYPVTTNEKTLDEIRGVAELVSDILQNFIVLEIESVARTNEQIKNTAAALSLVQIMVVSAVMMFAVLAQRSLAISINKPISELEKLSSQIAAGNLAARAELPNVKELDNLTENLNSMAVKIKELIDTNIREQKNLQKSEMKALQAQITPHFLYNTLDSIIWLAEGRQFEQVISVTRNFSSFFRRSLNRGKEWVSVRDEFEHVLNYLTIQKIRYRDILDYSIDYDDDMADKTMLKLLLQPLVENALYHGIKNKRGRGKLLVKGWVEKPYLCFQVEDDGIGLKPERLEDINNQIDGSLDSSKLSDVYGLYNVNKRLALYYNGGTKLQIESRYREGTTVTFKLPEIREYV